A part of Saccharomonospora amisosensis genomic DNA contains:
- a CDS encoding copper transporter encodes MISLRYHVVSIAAAFLALAVGVVLGSTALSGALLSGLSDQKGELAQRVTDLEAERNGLKARLADADAFAGSVGPSAVDGMLDQRSVVLVTTSDAREADRSALTELIKEAGGSVAGEVRLTGSFTDSARADQVRDIVTRLQPAGVRLPTETDPGSLAGALLGSVLLLDKDNALPQSTPEERAAVLAGLADGGFVKPGAQVRPAQLAVVLTGGVARGEAAGDRAATLARFATQFDRAGAGTVLAGDAPSASGSGAIGVARADTSAGSILSTVDNVDTSAGRVVTVLALREQLEGRAGNYGVAGNAQAPAPGAATRGP; translated from the coding sequence ATGATCTCGCTGCGCTATCACGTCGTGTCGATCGCGGCGGCGTTTCTCGCGCTCGCCGTGGGGGTGGTGTTGGGCTCGACGGCACTCAGCGGCGCGCTGCTGTCGGGGCTTTCTGACCAGAAGGGCGAACTCGCCCAGCGTGTCACGGATCTCGAGGCCGAACGCAACGGGCTCAAGGCGAGGTTGGCCGACGCCGACGCGTTCGCCGGGTCCGTCGGTCCCTCGGCGGTGGACGGCATGCTCGACCAGCGTTCGGTGGTGCTGGTGACAACGAGTGACGCCCGTGAGGCCGACCGTTCGGCGCTCACCGAGCTGATCAAGGAGGCCGGCGGCAGCGTCGCCGGGGAGGTGCGGCTCACCGGGTCGTTCACCGATTCCGCCAGGGCCGACCAGGTGCGTGACATCGTGACGAGACTGCAACCCGCCGGGGTGCGGCTACCGACCGAGACCGACCCGGGCTCGCTCGCAGGCGCTTTGCTGGGCTCGGTGCTGCTGCTGGACAAGGACAACGCGCTGCCACAGTCAACGCCGGAGGAGCGTGCGGCGGTGTTGGCAGGCCTGGCCGACGGCGGGTTCGTCAAGCCGGGCGCGCAGGTGCGGCCCGCGCAGCTCGCTGTGGTGCTGACGGGTGGAGTCGCGCGGGGGGAGGCCGCTGGTGACAGGGCGGCGACCCTGGCACGGTTCGCCACGCAGTTCGACCGCGCGGGCGCGGGGACGGTACTCGCGGGGGACGCCCCGTCGGCGAGTGGCTCCGGTGCGATCGGCGTGGCCAGGGCGGACACCTCCGCGGGCTCGATCCTTTCCACGGTGGACAACGTGGACACCTCGGCGGGCCGGGTGGTCACCGTGCTGGCGCTTCGGGAACAGCTGGAGGGGCGCGCGGGCAACTACGGCGTCGCGGGCAACGCCCAGGCTCCCGCGCCCGGTGCCGCGACACGGGGGCCGTAG
- the recN gene encoding DNA repair protein RecN produces MLAEMRIQGLGVIEDALLELHPGLTVVTGETGAGKTMVVTGLHLLSGGRSEASKVRAGAGRATVEGRFEDVTAEQVRRIVADAGADVDEDGSVLAVRSVGGDGRSRAHLGGRSVPVGVLADLAEHVLAVHGQNDQLRLLRPAEQRAVLDRFAGEAVAGPLADYRRVRETWLAVSAELQERSTRSRELAQQADLLRHGLGEIEAVAPAPGEDADLTEQIKRLTAVEELREAATAAHTAIAGAAEGDPDLPGALGLLAEAQRRLGGTEDAVLRDLCPRLAEAAVLVGDVGAELAGYLESLEADPERLESILARQAQLKQLTRKYAADVDGVLAWAEDARKRLEGMDTSQEALAELAARRDELATELAGHATRVSAARVAAAEKLGKRITEELSGLAMGQAELEVTVRSRHTDKDDPYALVVDGHCVHAAAEGVDEVELLLRAHPAAPALAVHKAASGGELSRVMLAIEVVLAHADTVQTLVFDEVDAGVGGRAAVEVGRRLAKLARSHQVLVVTHLPQVAAFADRHLVVDKGTDAGVTRSDVRVLRQQDRVTELARMLAGLAETETGRAHAEELLSAAEHYKNEAARPSGAGAGRKKRG; encoded by the coding sequence GTGCTGGCCGAGATGCGCATCCAGGGCCTCGGGGTTATCGAGGACGCCCTGCTCGAACTGCACCCGGGGCTCACCGTGGTCACCGGGGAGACGGGTGCGGGCAAGACGATGGTGGTCACCGGCCTTCACCTGCTGTCGGGTGGCCGGTCGGAGGCGTCCAAGGTGCGTGCGGGCGCGGGCAGGGCCACGGTCGAGGGCAGGTTCGAGGACGTTACCGCCGAGCAGGTCAGGCGGATCGTGGCCGATGCGGGCGCCGACGTCGACGAGGACGGCAGTGTGCTGGCGGTGCGTTCGGTGGGAGGGGACGGCCGTTCCCGTGCCCACCTCGGTGGGAGGTCGGTGCCGGTGGGTGTGCTCGCCGACCTGGCCGAGCACGTGTTGGCCGTGCACGGTCAGAACGACCAGTTGCGCCTGCTGCGACCCGCCGAGCAGCGGGCGGTCCTCGACCGCTTCGCCGGTGAGGCGGTCGCCGGACCGCTGGCGGACTACCGCCGGGTGCGCGAGACCTGGCTGGCCGTCTCCGCCGAACTCCAGGAGCGCTCGACCCGGTCCAGGGAGCTGGCACAGCAGGCCGACCTGCTGCGGCACGGTCTCGGTGAGATCGAGGCGGTGGCCCCCGCGCCGGGAGAGGACGCCGACCTCACCGAGCAGATCAAGCGGCTCACCGCCGTCGAGGAACTGCGGGAGGCCGCCACGGCCGCGCACACCGCGATCGCCGGGGCCGCGGAGGGTGACCCGGATCTGCCGGGGGCGTTGGGACTGCTCGCCGAGGCGCAGCGAAGGCTCGGCGGCACGGAGGACGCCGTGCTGCGCGACCTGTGCCCGCGGCTGGCCGAGGCGGCGGTGCTTGTCGGTGACGTCGGGGCCGAGCTGGCCGGGTACCTGGAGTCGCTGGAGGCCGACCCGGAACGGCTGGAGTCCATCCTGGCCAGGCAGGCGCAGCTCAAGCAACTGACCCGCAAGTACGCCGCCGACGTCGACGGCGTGCTGGCCTGGGCCGAGGACGCCAGGAAGCGCCTCGAAGGAATGGACACCTCGCAGGAGGCGCTCGCGGAGCTCGCCGCCCGGCGCGACGAGCTGGCGACGGAACTGGCGGGACACGCCACGCGGGTGTCTGCCGCCCGCGTCGCCGCGGCGGAGAAGCTGGGCAAGCGGATCACCGAGGAGCTCTCCGGGCTGGCGATGGGCCAGGCCGAGCTGGAGGTCACCGTGCGCTCCCGGCACACCGACAAGGACGACCCGTACGCGCTCGTCGTGGACGGTCACTGTGTCCACGCGGCCGCCGAGGGGGTGGACGAGGTGGAGCTGCTGTTGCGGGCGCATCCGGCGGCACCCGCGCTGGCCGTCCACAAGGCCGCCTCCGGGGGCGAGCTTTCCAGGGTGATGCTGGCGATCGAGGTGGTGCTCGCCCACGCCGACACCGTGCAGACGCTGGTGTTCGACGAGGTCGACGCAGGCGTGGGCGGCAGGGCCGCCGTCGAGGTCGGCAGAAGGCTGGCCAAGCTGGCCCGCAGCCACCAGGTGCTGGTGGTCACCCACCTGCCGCAGGTCGCGGCGTTCGCCGACCGCCATCTCGTCGTCGACAAGGGCACCGACGCCGGTGTCACGCGCAGCGATGTGCGGGTGCTGCGGCAGCAGGACCGGGTGACCGAACTGGCACGCATGCTCGCGGGCCTCGCCGAGACGGAGACCGGTCGTGCGCACGCCGAGGAACTGCTGAGCGCCGCCGAGCACTACAAGAACGAGGCGGCGCGGCCATCCGGTGCGGGTGCCGGCCGGAAGAAGCGCGGCTGA
- the steA gene encoding putative cytokinetic ring protein SteA, producing the protein MKLTGLLSRSKETLPGTAGTARVDRNTRELLRRVGRGDIAVLDEVDLDRTTANALVRAGVAAVVNAAPSISGRYPNLGPELIVGAGIPLVDRVGGEALRRIKDGSKLRVHEADVYSGDTLVAAGTVQTAETIADQMIEAKAGMSTQLEAFSANTIEFLRRERALILDGVGVPQVGVRLRDRHVLVVAPGTDHAEDLRALRKYVAEHRPVLVGIDAGADTLRGQGHTADIVVGDPNNVRAETLKECAEVIVPAQPDGHAPGLERIQDLGISAATFPASGNPEDLALLLAEAGGASLVVTVGFQATLREFLDNGRSGSNPSTFLTRLKLGTRLVDGKAVAALHRSRVSVGAVVLLVVAALLAMLTALLASKVGDVYLDWAGDTWGSFTSWVKGLAG; encoded by the coding sequence ATGAAACTCACCGGCCTGCTGTCGCGGTCCAAGGAGACGCTGCCCGGCACGGCGGGCACGGCCAGGGTCGACCGAAACACCCGTGAACTACTTCGCAGGGTCGGTCGAGGGGACATCGCGGTGCTCGACGAGGTGGACCTCGATCGCACGACCGCGAACGCGCTGGTGCGCGCAGGTGTCGCGGCCGTTGTCAACGCCGCACCGTCCATTTCGGGCAGATATCCCAACCTCGGCCCTGAACTGATCGTGGGCGCCGGAATCCCGCTGGTCGATCGGGTCGGAGGTGAGGCACTGCGGCGAATCAAGGACGGCAGCAAACTCCGCGTGCACGAGGCGGACGTGTATTCGGGCGATACGCTCGTCGCGGCGGGAACCGTGCAGACGGCCGAGACGATCGCCGACCAGATGATCGAGGCCAAGGCCGGGATGTCGACGCAACTGGAGGCGTTCTCGGCCAACACCATCGAGTTTCTCCGGCGGGAACGCGCGCTGATTCTCGACGGAGTCGGCGTGCCGCAAGTGGGGGTGCGGTTGCGGGACCGGCACGTGCTGGTGGTCGCGCCGGGCACCGACCACGCCGAGGACCTGCGGGCGCTGCGCAAGTACGTCGCCGAGCACCGGCCCGTGCTGGTGGGAATCGACGCCGGGGCCGACACGTTGCGCGGCCAGGGCCACACCGCCGACATCGTGGTCGGCGACCCGAACAACGTGCGCGCCGAGACCCTGAAGGAGTGCGCGGAGGTGATCGTGCCCGCCCAGCCCGACGGGCATGCTCCTGGACTGGAGCGAATCCAGGACCTCGGCATCAGCGCGGCCACGTTTCCCGCTTCGGGCAATCCCGAGGACCTCGCGTTGCTGCTCGCCGAGGCGGGCGGCGCCTCGCTCGTCGTCACCGTGGGATTCCAGGCGACACTGCGCGAGTTCCTGGACAACGGGCGGTCCGGATCGAACCCCTCGACCTTCCTCACGCGACTGAAGCTGGGCACCAGGTTGGTTGACGGCAAGGCGGTGGCCGCGCTGCACCGTAGTCGGGTTTCCGTTGGTGCGGTGGTGTTGCTGGTGGTCGCCGCGCTGCTGGCCATGCTCACCGCGCTGCTGGCTTCCAAGGTCGGCGACGTCTATCTCGACTGGGCGGGTGATACCTGGGGTTCGTTCACGAGCTGGGTGAAGGGGTTGGCCGGATGA
- the tyrS gene encoding tyrosine--tRNA ligase, with amino-acid sequence MSEHILDELTWRGLIAHSTDLDALRRDLDGGPISVYAGFDPTAPSLHAGHLVQMLMLRRFQNAGHRPVLLAGGGTGLIGDPREVGERVLHSEEQVREWAGRLRGQLAKFVDFDHPDVAPVEVNNLDWLGSMTVPVFLRDIGKHFSINTMLARETVRRRLEGDGMSYTEFSYLLLQATDYRELFERYGVRLQVGGSDQWGNILAGVDLVRRVHGEQVHALTTPLITDSEGRKLGKSTGGGNVWLDPELTSPYAWYQYFVNLPDADVVECLKLLTFLDADEIAELERETSQRPSARLAQRRLAQELTDLVHGEDQTRQVVAASQALFGRGQLAELEPATLDAAMAEVPTGEVKLTDEPTIVDVLLAGGLVDSKGAARRTVKEGGAYVNNTKITDAEWRPSPGDALHGRWLVVRRGKRTLAGVRLLA; translated from the coding sequence GTGAGCGAGCACATCCTTGACGAGCTGACCTGGCGCGGTTTGATCGCGCATTCCACCGATCTCGACGCGTTGCGCCGGGACCTGGACGGCGGCCCGATCTCGGTCTACGCGGGCTTCGACCCCACGGCCCCGAGCCTGCACGCCGGACACCTGGTACAGATGCTGATGCTGCGCCGCTTCCAGAACGCGGGCCACCGGCCGGTACTGCTCGCCGGTGGGGGCACCGGGCTCATCGGTGACCCCAGGGAGGTGGGCGAGCGGGTGCTGCACTCCGAGGAGCAGGTGCGCGAGTGGGCGGGCAGGTTGCGTGGCCAGCTGGCGAAGTTCGTCGACTTCGATCATCCGGATGTGGCGCCCGTCGAGGTCAACAATCTCGACTGGCTCGGCTCCATGACCGTGCCCGTTTTCCTGCGCGATATCGGTAAGCACTTCTCGATCAACACGATGCTGGCGAGGGAGACCGTGCGCCGCAGGCTCGAGGGCGACGGGATGTCCTACACCGAGTTCAGCTACCTGCTGTTGCAGGCGACCGACTACCGGGAGCTGTTCGAGCGCTACGGGGTGCGGCTACAGGTCGGCGGTTCCGATCAGTGGGGCAACATCCTGGCGGGTGTGGACCTGGTTCGTCGGGTGCACGGCGAACAGGTCCACGCGCTGACCACACCGCTCATCACCGACTCCGAGGGGCGAAAGCTCGGCAAGTCCACCGGCGGCGGCAACGTCTGGCTGGATCCGGAGCTGACCTCGCCGTACGCCTGGTACCAGTACTTCGTGAACCTGCCCGACGCGGACGTGGTGGAATGCCTGAAGTTGCTGACCTTCCTCGATGCCGACGAGATCGCCGAGCTGGAGCGGGAAACCTCCCAGCGTCCCTCGGCGCGGCTGGCGCAGCGCAGGTTGGCACAGGAGTTGACCGACCTGGTGCACGGTGAGGACCAGACGCGGCAGGTGGTCGCGGCCAGCCAGGCCCTGTTCGGCCGGGGACAGCTCGCAGAACTGGAGCCCGCCACGCTCGACGCGGCGATGGCCGAGGTGCCGACAGGTGAGGTGAAGCTGACCGACGAGCCGACGATCGTCGACGTGCTGCTGGCGGGCGGGCTCGTGGACAGCAAGGGTGCCGCGCGGCGCACCGTCAAGGAGGGCGGTGCGTACGTGAACAACACCAAGATCACCGACGCGGAGTGGCGTCCCTCGCCGGGCGATGCGTTGCACGGGCGGTGGCTTGTGGTGCGCAGGGGCAAGCGCACCCTGGCGGGGGTTCGGCTGCTCGCCTGA
- a CDS encoding HAD-IIA family hydrolase gives MPPSVPGSWLVAESMLLLDRHDAVLLDLDGTVYRGARPITGVPETITSVRRRGVAVRFVTNNAAKAPSAVAEHLTALGVAADAGEVSTSAQAAAQVLRQRLPEGAAVLVVGTASLAAEVDGVGLRAVPAAGATDEQAERVDAVVQGHSPDTCWADLARACLAVRAGAYWVACNGDVTLPTERGELPGNGSMVAALRAATGAEPEIAGKPRPPVLRTAAESAAAGDPLVVGDRLDTDIAGATATGFASLAVLSGVATPAELLAAGPAERPRYLATDLTALQGKADELEVAPRPGWRVCAEDGVLVASSNGERDAVDLLRALCAAAWRHGTSAVRAGEEIAEAALAELGLV, from the coding sequence ATGCCGCCGAGCGTGCCGGGGAGTTGGCTGGTGGCTGAGTCGATGCTGCTACTGGACAGGCACGATGCCGTGCTGCTCGACCTGGATGGCACGGTTTACCGCGGGGCGCGCCCCATCACGGGGGTCCCCGAGACGATCACCAGCGTGCGAAGGCGCGGCGTCGCCGTCCGGTTCGTCACCAACAACGCGGCGAAAGCCCCCTCGGCCGTCGCTGAGCACCTGACCGCGCTCGGTGTCGCCGCGGACGCGGGCGAGGTGAGCACGAGCGCACAGGCGGCCGCGCAGGTGCTGCGGCAGCGGTTGCCGGAGGGCGCGGCGGTGCTCGTGGTCGGCACCGCGTCGCTGGCCGCTGAGGTGGATGGTGTGGGACTGCGGGCGGTGCCCGCGGCCGGGGCGACCGATGAACAGGCCGAGCGGGTCGACGCCGTGGTGCAGGGACACTCACCCGACACCTGCTGGGCGGACCTGGCGCGGGCTTGCCTGGCCGTGCGAGCTGGTGCGTACTGGGTCGCCTGCAACGGTGACGTCACCCTGCCCACCGAACGTGGCGAACTTCCCGGCAACGGTTCCATGGTGGCCGCGCTGAGGGCCGCGACCGGCGCCGAGCCGGAGATCGCGGGCAAGCCGCGCCCGCCGGTGCTGCGCACTGCGGCCGAGTCGGCCGCGGCGGGCGATCCGCTCGTGGTCGGTGACCGGCTCGACACCGATATCGCGGGCGCTACCGCGACCGGGTTCGCCTCGCTGGCCGTGCTCAGCGGTGTCGCGACCCCGGCCGAGCTGCTCGCGGCGGGGCCCGCCGAACGCCCCCGGTACCTGGCAACCGATCTGACAGCGCTGCAAGGCAAGGCCGATGAGCTGGAGGTCGCCCCCCGGCCAGGCTGGCGCGTCTGCGCCGAGGACGGCGTGCTGGTCGCGTCGAGCAACGGAGAGCGCGACGCCGTGGATCTGCTGAGGGCGCTGTGTGCCGCCGCATGGCGGCACGGCACATCGGCGGTGCGGGCGGGTGAGGAGATCGCCGAGGCCGCGCTGGCGGAGCTGGGCCTGGTGTGA
- the aroA gene encoding 3-phosphoshikimate 1-carboxyvinyltransferase: protein MPQQATWRAPVAEGELDATVRVPGSKSITNRAYVLAAISRGTTLVREPLDSRDARLMLAALDRLGASWQHSPEGVRVGLLTQGDREEVSVELGNAGTVARFTPPLATLGSRTVRFDGDPAIRRRPLAPLLRALTELGADLDDGGTGAPPFTVRGHGGLRGGAVELDSSASSQFLSALLLSGPAFDTGVTVRLVGRPPSEPHIAMTLDMLRRFGARPQRDGDEFHVPHTELSLNEYTVEPDLSSAAPFAAAALVAGGSVRIAGWPAETTQPGDWLRSLLRELGAEVTLDADGLTVTGTATVRGATLDLHEVGELTPVVAAVLCFADGSSVISGVAHLRGHETDRLAALATELSALGGDVTETEDGLRINPAPLRGGTFHTYDDHRLVMAGALLGLRVPGVLVENPNTVGKTYPRFVEDWQRLLSTAT from the coding sequence GTGCCGCAGCAAGCCACCTGGCGGGCGCCGGTTGCCGAGGGCGAGCTCGACGCCACGGTAAGGGTGCCCGGCTCCAAGTCGATCACCAACCGTGCCTACGTGCTGGCCGCGATCTCACGCGGCACGACGCTCGTGCGCGAGCCGCTTGACTCCCGCGATGCCCGCCTGATGCTCGCCGCGCTCGACCGGCTCGGCGCGAGCTGGCAACACTCGCCGGAGGGCGTGCGTGTCGGCCTCCTCACTCAGGGCGACCGCGAGGAGGTGTCGGTCGAGCTCGGCAACGCGGGCACGGTCGCGCGGTTCACACCGCCGCTGGCCACGCTCGGCTCCCGCACGGTGCGCTTCGACGGCGACCCCGCCATCCGCCGCAGGCCACTGGCGCCGCTGCTGCGCGCGCTCACCGAACTGGGCGCCGACCTCGACGACGGCGGCACTGGGGCGCCACCGTTCACCGTGCGCGGCCACGGCGGGTTGCGCGGCGGGGCGGTGGAACTGGACTCCTCGGCCTCCAGCCAGTTCCTCTCCGCGCTACTGCTGTCGGGCCCCGCCTTCGACACCGGCGTCACGGTGCGGCTGGTGGGCAGGCCGCCGAGCGAACCACACATCGCGATGACGCTGGACATGTTGCGCCGCTTCGGCGCGCGACCGCAGCGCGACGGCGACGAGTTCCATGTGCCGCACACCGAGCTGTCGCTGAACGAATACACGGTGGAGCCGGACCTGTCCAGCGCCGCACCGTTCGCCGCCGCCGCGCTGGTGGCCGGTGGCAGCGTCCGGATCGCGGGCTGGCCCGCCGAGACGACGCAGCCGGGCGACTGGCTGCGCAGCCTGCTGCGGGAACTGGGTGCCGAGGTCACGCTCGACGCGGACGGCCTCACCGTGACCGGGACCGCGACGGTGCGCGGCGCGACGCTCGACCTGCACGAGGTGGGCGAACTGACCCCCGTGGTCGCGGCCGTGCTGTGCTTCGCCGACGGCTCGTCGGTCATCTCCGGGGTCGCGCACCTGCGGGGGCACGAGACCGATCGGCTGGCCGCGCTGGCCACCGAGCTTTCCGCGCTGGGTGGCGATGTCACCGAGACCGAGGACGGCCTGCGGATCAACCCGGCACCGCTGCGCGGCGGCACCTTCCACACCTACGACGACCACCGGCTGGTGATGGCGGGCGCCCTGCTCGGCCTGCGCGTGCCGGGTGTGCTCGTGGAGAACCCGAACACGGTCGGCAAGACCTACCCCAGGTTCGTCGAGGACTGGCAACGGCTGCTGTCCACAGCCACCTGA
- a CDS encoding NAD kinase has translation MNRYDTGAREVLLVVHPDRDATRGAARDVAVRLAAAGIRLRVVDEEVRRLIGLHGEGPPCAVVAPDERPAEGAELVLVLGGDGTLLRAAELARPEGVAVLGVNLGRMGFLTEADFDALADTVERVVERRYRIEERMTVDVTVTLGDEVIARTWALNEASVEKSSRERILDALIEVDGRPVSSFGCDGVLCSTPTGSTAYAFSAGGPVVWPDVEALLVVPSNAHAMFSRPLVVSRSSVITVQMDPDGSPAVLTCDGLRHFDLDRGSRVRVVAGGVPVRLARLWEGPFTDRLVHKFSLPVKSWRERHGSTRHQRDQRL, from the coding sequence GTGAACCGCTACGACACCGGCGCTCGCGAGGTACTACTCGTGGTACATCCGGACCGCGATGCCACCCGGGGCGCGGCCAGAGATGTCGCCGTGCGGCTCGCCGCGGCCGGTATCCGGCTGCGGGTGGTGGACGAGGAGGTGCGCAGGCTCATCGGGCTACACGGCGAGGGCCCACCGTGCGCGGTGGTGGCGCCGGACGAGCGGCCCGCGGAGGGAGCGGAGCTGGTGCTCGTGCTCGGTGGCGACGGCACCTTGCTGCGCGCGGCGGAGCTGGCCCGTCCCGAGGGAGTTGCGGTGCTTGGGGTGAACCTCGGGCGGATGGGATTCCTGACCGAGGCCGACTTCGACGCGCTCGCCGACACGGTGGAGCGGGTGGTTGAGCGCCGGTACCGCATCGAGGAGCGGATGACCGTCGACGTCACCGTGACTCTCGGCGACGAGGTGATCGCGCGAACCTGGGCGCTGAACGAGGCCAGCGTGGAGAAGAGTTCCCGCGAGCGCATCCTGGACGCCCTCATCGAGGTCGACGGCAGGCCTGTGTCGTCGTTCGGTTGTGACGGCGTGCTGTGTTCGACGCCGACGGGTTCCACGGCCTACGCGTTCTCCGCGGGCGGGCCGGTGGTCTGGCCGGATGTCGAGGCATTACTGGTGGTGCCGAGCAACGCGCACGCGATGTTCTCCCGGCCGCTGGTGGTGTCGCGGTCGTCGGTGATCACCGTGCAGATGGACCCCGACGGTTCGCCCGCTGTGCTGACCTGCGACGGGCTGCGCCATTTCGACCTGGATCGGGGTAGCCGGGTTCGAGTGGTGGCGGGCGGTGTGCCGGTGCGGCTGGCGCGGCTGTGGGAAGGGCCGTTCACCGACCGGCTGGTGCACAAGTTCTCGCTGCCGGTGAAGAGCTGGCGGGAGCGGCACGGCAGCACGCGGCACCAGCGCGACCAACGGCTCTGA
- a CDS encoding TlyA family RNA methyltransferase: protein MPRKARLDAELVRRGLARSREHASRLIGEGRVSVRGLRASKPASGVEADAAIVVRTEDDPGWASRGAHKLLGALRAFGPRGLTVEGKRCLDAGASTGGFTDVLLREGAAAVVAVDVGRGLLDWRLRSDERVLVLDRTNVRNLTPELIGGTVDLVVADLSFISLKLVLPALAACAGEGADLLPMVKPQFEVGRQRLGSGGVVRDPELRACAVLDVLGSASALGLHPRGVVASPLPGPSGNVEYFVWLRREAEGETDPATVTRLVRAAVEEGPS, encoded by the coding sequence ATGCCGCGCAAAGCGCGCCTTGACGCCGAATTGGTGCGCAGGGGCCTCGCGCGTTCGAGGGAACACGCCAGCAGGCTGATCGGCGAGGGCAGGGTGAGCGTGCGGGGACTTCGCGCGAGCAAGCCGGCAAGCGGGGTGGAGGCGGACGCGGCGATCGTCGTGCGAACTGAGGACGACCCCGGCTGGGCCTCGCGGGGCGCGCACAAGCTGCTCGGTGCGCTGCGGGCGTTCGGCCCACGCGGACTGACCGTCGAGGGCAAGCGCTGCCTGGACGCTGGCGCCTCGACCGGGGGATTCACCGACGTGCTGCTCCGCGAGGGCGCTGCCGCCGTTGTCGCCGTGGACGTGGGTAGGGGACTGCTGGACTGGCGGTTGCGCAGCGACGAGCGTGTCCTGGTGCTCGACCGGACCAACGTCCGCAACCTGACCCCCGAGCTGATCGGCGGCACCGTCGACCTGGTGGTCGCCGACCTGTCGTTCATTTCACTGAAGCTCGTGTTGCCAGCGCTGGCGGCCTGTGCGGGCGAGGGCGCCGACCTGTTGCCGATGGTGAAACCCCAGTTCGAGGTCGGCAGGCAGCGGCTCGGCAGCGGTGGTGTGGTGCGCGACCCCGAGCTGCGGGCCTGCGCCGTGCTGGACGTACTCGGTAGTGCCTCGGCGCTGGGGCTGCACCCACGCGGCGTGGTGGCCAGCCCGCTGCCAGGGCCGTCGGGCAATGTCGAGTACTTCGTCTGGCTTCGGCGGGAAGCCGAGGGTGAGACCGACCCTGCCACCGTGACGCGACTGGTGCGGGCAGCTGTCGAGGAGGGCCCGTCGTGA